From a single Nicotiana tomentosiformis chromosome 2, ASM39032v3, whole genome shotgun sequence genomic region:
- the LOC138904680 gene encoding uncharacterized protein produces the protein MNGVVEAANKNIKKILRKMVDNYKQWHEKLPFAFLGYRTTVRMSTGASPYLLVCGTEVAILTEVEIPSLSIIQEAELSDMECVRNWYEQIAIIDGKRMNAVCHSQLYQNRMARAFNKKVRVRRLTPGQLVLKRIFPPQDEAKGKLLSNWQGPNMVHRVLTGGELILADMDGEIWPKPFNSDAVKRYYV, from the coding sequence atgaatggagtcgtagaggccgccaataagaacatcaagaagatattaaggaaaatggtggacaactacaagcaatggcatgaaaagCTACCATTTGCTTTTCTCGGGTATCGCACTACCGTTCGCATGTCAACTGGGGCATCTCCCTACTTACTGGTTTGTGGTACCGAAGTCGCTATCCTTACCGAAGTGGAGATTCCTTCCTTAAGTATCATACAAGAAGCCGAGCTCAGCGACATGGAATGTGTACGAAATTGGTATGAACAAATTGCTATCATTGATGGTAAAAGAATGAACGCAGTGTGTCacagtcaactctaccagaatagaatggcaagagcttttaATAAAAAGGTTAGGGTGAGAAGACTCACACCGGGGCAATTAGTGTTGAAACGAATCTTCCCACctcaggatgaagcaaaggggaaattaTTATCCAATTGGCAAGGACCTAACATGGTCcaccgagtactaacaggaggagaaCTTATACTCGCAGatatggatggagagatttggccaaaaccttttaattcggacgcagtcaagagatactatgtttaa